The proteins below come from a single uncultured Carboxylicivirga sp. genomic window:
- a CDS encoding ATP-binding protein: MDITSEIENIIGNNESEKLAYKAVLLVSKSLARLVCSFANTSGGHIILGVSENKEVNGLSEDFRANSITHKALDILSPVPDVHYQYVTYQGKRLYVIKIKKSESEILFEGNAYIRIGDKTQLKTQPHLLFSPNVYEKIPEINTLIVGYSQTGTNSKQRVSEHFQSILKLIDDLASILYPNGANVPTDNQEGKILSRILFSSYVDSFEAYLSDLLYEIFLANPASLKSQQNVTIEEVLNCSDMQEFIEYWSKLKISKLQKGSVKGFIKENKQIKDLNVIDETEMSEIERILQIRHLYAHRNGIVDEKFLQFFSGQYALNSEHRISIQEFCVKLLYLIEIIEKIDNSAKNKYNLATIS, encoded by the coding sequence ATGGATATTACAAGCGAAATAGAAAATATTATTGGAAATAATGAAAGTGAAAAACTTGCTTACAAAGCTGTTTTGTTAGTATCTAAAAGCCTGGCAAGACTTGTGTGCTCTTTTGCAAATACTTCCGGGGGTCATATCATTTTGGGCGTTTCAGAAAATAAAGAAGTTAATGGTTTAAGCGAAGATTTTAGAGCAAATTCGATAACTCACAAAGCATTAGACATATTATCCCCTGTTCCTGATGTGCATTACCAATATGTAACATATCAAGGAAAAAGGTTATATGTAATAAAAATTAAAAAATCTGAGAGTGAGATACTATTTGAAGGGAATGCATATATAAGAATTGGAGATAAGACACAATTAAAAACACAACCACATCTTTTATTCAGTCCAAATGTCTATGAGAAAATTCCAGAAATTAATACCCTCATTGTGGGCTATTCTCAAACAGGTACAAACTCAAAGCAAAGAGTTAGTGAACATTTTCAAAGTATTTTAAAGTTGATTGATGATTTAGCTTCAATTCTATATCCTAATGGTGCAAATGTTCCAACCGATAACCAGGAAGGCAAGATTTTATCTCGGATATTGTTTTCTTCGTATGTTGATAGCTTTGAAGCGTATTTATCTGATTTATTGTATGAGATTTTTCTTGCAAATCCAGCATCCTTAAAGTCCCAGCAAAATGTCACTATTGAGGAAGTCTTAAACTGTTCAGACATGCAAGAATTTATTGAGTATTGGAGTAAACTGAAGATAAGTAAATTACAAAAAGGTAGCGTTAAGGGATTTATTAAAGAAAATAAGCAAATAAAAGACTTAAATGTAATTGATGAAACAGAGATGTCAGAAATAGAAAGGATATTACAAATACGTCATTTATATGCTCACAGAAATGGTATTGTTGATGAGAAGTTCTTGCAGTTTTTTTCAGGGCAATATGCTCTAAATTCTGAACACCGAATTAGTATCCAAGAGTTCTGTGTTAAACTTTTGTACTTAATAGAAATTATTGAAAAAATTGATAATTCAGCAAAGAACAAATATAATCTTGCTACGATAAGCTAA
- a CDS encoding DNA cytosine methyltransferase, with protein MRVLNLYSGLGGNRKLWKGADVTAVELNRYAASIYRQMYSRDKIIVGDAHEYLLRNHERFDFVWSSPPCQSHSKMVKATRHDIRKFPDMKLYEEIIWLQHFFKGKWVVENVKPYYKPLVEPTAVLGRHCFWSNFSIGNYEPPAMGNFIQAHEDDIKKWLGLEFSAERKRAEGFRLDQAIRNCVHPELGRHVYSEMKKAVSFGGMNGTSAKDRTAMKAKAIRLKQKQHETGTARANYQNSNF; from the coding sequence ATGAGGGTTCTCAACTTATATAGCGGTCTTGGCGGAAACAGGAAATTATGGAAAGGTGCAGATGTAACGGCAGTAGAATTGAATCGGTATGCAGCCTCGATTTACAGACAGATGTATTCCCGTGATAAAATTATTGTCGGAGATGCCCATGAATATCTGCTTAGGAACCATGAACGGTTCGACTTTGTATGGAGCAGCCCTCCCTGCCAGAGCCACAGCAAGATGGTAAAGGCGACACGGCACGATATCCGCAAATTTCCCGACATGAAGCTGTACGAGGAAATTATCTGGCTCCAGCATTTTTTCAAAGGTAAATGGGTGGTCGAGAATGTGAAACCATACTATAAACCGCTGGTTGAACCTACTGCTGTACTAGGCAGGCACTGTTTCTGGTCGAATTTCAGTATCGGCAATTATGAGCCGCCGGCAATGGGCAATTTCATTCAGGCCCACGAAGATGATATTAAGAAATGGCTCGGGCTAGAGTTTTCGGCAGAACGGAAACGTGCAGAAGGCTTCCGCCTTGACCAGGCAATACGGAACTGTGTCCACCCTGAGCTGGGAAGGCATGTTTACAGTGAGATGAAAAAAGCAGTATCGTTTGGAGGCATGAATGGCACTTCTGCAAAAGATAGAACTGCTATGAAAGCGAAAGCAATACGGTTAAAACAGAAACAGCATGAAACTGGCACGGCCAGAGCGAATTATCAGAACTCTAATTTCTAG
- a CDS encoding strawberry notch family protein — MKQTIKFSKNSISIQFPSQPPKHKSARLIELGFKTADSKSFVRTQKLAQNEHEYLQGMFGHKGLGMAYIPAAEKGFILDTTVPESMGHEMHIAIRKVKKSIGMPLFDYVAEKLDYSNDELVKSLSCEQIDAVSLAIYNIEKRRQGIIVGDQTGIGKGRTAAALIRYGVKSGLQPVFLSEKPNLFTDLYRDLSDIGSSALVPFIVNSKESKTNIKDKNGEIVYTAPEKPTQERIIKSREIPSSYNFVCATYSQFNQPKKPAKQVFLSSASNGNIIIMDEAHNASGSSNTGEFMQGVLRQTKGVCFLSATFAKRPDNMPIYAQKTSMSDANMSKEDLVEAITKGGVALQEVLAAQLVSEGQMIRRERSFEGVEVNYIELKEKAKEQADIADKITAIIRDIIGFQEKHINKQVEQLDKIAAGESKEVETRKGTEKAGVDNIPYFSKVFNVINQLLFSLNASDVADHAINRLKEGKKPIIAFASTMGSFLEGMAKPDDVINGDFSTVLEKGLDSVLRYTEKDIDGESQGKQFNIADLSEEAQLAYRDILRRIEQASTGITISPLDLIIQKIKDAGYSCGEVTGRKLCVQYKSTSSKNTAALVMSRKKENTADLFRQFNDNEIDCLLINQSGSTGASAHAVVTDKVPAEKVKQRVMVILQPELNINTEIQKRGRINRTGQIMKPIYDYIISSIPAQKRFMMMLKKKLKSLDANTTSNQKNSKSQLESDDFLNKYGDKVVRQYMLENPELNKLLDNPLKFEGKDSDETASEGDASKVTGRVAVLSVKEQEKFYSEVIERYNDYVEYLKQADEYDLEVEILDLKAESLDKRVVIAGKGGRSVFGNDTYLEKCECNVLKKPYGKSELLKLVEKSLDKKQPESISEEIISAHEKYVQDKLSADLKTLEVKYKELLDGITDEKGYQKIPVYDKAGQKDYVAERTEEIQEAKTADIAKTRTQSENRKNYLNGFFKFFKIGHGYFYPALSFETDSSSNSYCIFLGFDINPKRRNPYAPSAVKLRFAIADSRKYIVLPASGDTAKEIERIQARSFQLTASQKESLIDRWDEAIKDFTLDRQVRYIVTGNILQGSADFPGKLVSFTTKGKGVKKGILMSEAWSPDSSGNKADNYVVAPIAKLQKHIMSLRSGSSIATENGISIGRHFDDTFRVIMPKKKQHIPIYTDKDVISLCMNSRDGFEMVSGNMRASVAETKMPKVIQLLGDRFSLSVKIPRNYFNEYVEKGTDRSSSADSLTQEAMKMFEADKRDFPKRLAQQKQSVPKGKAVNLDKAKHLKLVKLRAKAILIKQKQLKAVAGL, encoded by the coding sequence ATGAAACAGACAATAAAATTTAGCAAGAACAGCATTTCAATACAATTTCCTTCTCAGCCTCCAAAGCATAAATCGGCAAGGCTGATTGAGCTGGGATTCAAGACAGCAGACAGTAAAAGCTTTGTCCGTACTCAAAAGCTGGCTCAGAACGAACATGAATACCTGCAAGGGATGTTCGGACATAAAGGTCTGGGCATGGCATATATTCCTGCTGCCGAAAAAGGTTTTATCCTGGATACGACCGTGCCTGAATCAATGGGGCATGAAATGCACATCGCTATCCGGAAAGTTAAGAAAAGTATCGGGATGCCACTGTTTGACTATGTTGCGGAGAAACTCGATTACAGCAATGATGAGCTTGTAAAATCGCTTTCATGCGAACAGATTGATGCTGTATCTCTGGCAATTTACAATATCGAGAAGCGTCGGCAGGGAATCATTGTCGGCGACCAGACGGGTATCGGCAAAGGACGAACCGCAGCCGCACTGATACGCTACGGGGTGAAAAGCGGATTGCAGCCGGTGTTCTTGTCAGAGAAACCGAACCTGTTTACCGACCTCTACCGTGATTTGTCAGATATTGGAAGCTCCGCACTGGTTCCGTTTATCGTAAATTCCAAGGAAAGCAAGACAAACATAAAGGACAAGAACGGAGAGATAGTTTATACAGCCCCTGAAAAACCGACACAGGAACGGATTATCAAAAGCAGGGAAATACCCAGCAGTTACAATTTCGTCTGTGCCACCTATTCGCAGTTCAACCAGCCGAAGAAGCCTGCAAAGCAGGTGTTCTTGAGTTCTGCATCCAATGGCAATATCATAATCATGGACGAAGCCCATAACGCTTCGGGAAGCTCAAACACTGGCGAGTTCATGCAGGGAGTCCTGCGCCAGACAAAGGGCGTATGCTTTCTTTCGGCAACTTTTGCAAAACGCCCTGACAATATGCCGATTTACGCTCAGAAAACATCAATGAGCGATGCCAATATGAGCAAGGAGGATTTGGTTGAAGCAATTACGAAAGGCGGTGTTGCATTGCAGGAAGTTTTGGCGGCACAGCTGGTGTCTGAGGGGCAGATGATACGGCGTGAGCGTTCATTTGAAGGTGTCGAAGTAAACTATATCGAGCTGAAAGAAAAAGCAAAAGAGCAGGCTGATATTGCCGATAAGATAACCGCCATAATCCGTGACATTATCGGATTTCAGGAGAAGCACATTAACAAACAGGTTGAACAGCTGGACAAGATTGCGGCTGGGGAAAGCAAGGAGGTTGAAACCCGAAAAGGAACAGAGAAAGCAGGGGTTGACAATATCCCTTACTTTTCCAAGGTCTTCAATGTCATAAACCAACTGCTGTTCAGCCTGAATGCTTCTGATGTTGCCGACCATGCGATAAACAGGCTGAAAGAGGGAAAGAAACCGATTATCGCCTTTGCCTCTACAATGGGGAGCTTTTTAGAGGGAATGGCAAAACCCGATGATGTGATAAACGGTGATTTCTCAACGGTATTGGAAAAGGGGCTTGATTCAGTCCTCCGCTATACGGAAAAGGATATTGACGGGGAATCGCAGGGCAAGCAGTTTAATATTGCTGATCTGTCAGAGGAAGCCCAGCTCGCATACCGTGATATTCTGCGAAGAATAGAACAGGCTTCCACAGGCATTACAATCAGCCCGCTTGATCTGATAATTCAGAAGATAAAGGATGCTGGCTACTCTTGCGGCGAAGTTACGGGGAGAAAGCTCTGTGTTCAGTATAAGTCAACCAGCTCCAAGAATACCGCGGCACTGGTGATGAGCCGTAAAAAGGAAAATACTGCTGACCTGTTCCGCCAGTTCAATGACAACGAAATTGACTGTCTGCTGATTAACCAGAGCGGTTCAACAGGTGCATCGGCACATGCGGTTGTCACTGATAAGGTGCCAGCTGAAAAGGTAAAGCAGAGAGTGATGGTTATACTGCAGCCTGAACTTAACATCAACACCGAAATTCAGAAGCGTGGGCGTATCAATAGGACTGGCCAGATAATGAAACCGATTTACGACTACATTATCTCATCCATCCCTGCACAGAAGCGGTTTATGATGATGCTCAAAAAGAAGCTGAAATCACTGGATGCAAATACCACTTCCAACCAGAAGAACAGCAAGAGCCAGCTTGAATCGGATGACTTCCTGAATAAGTACGGAGACAAGGTTGTCCGCCAGTATATGCTTGAAAATCCTGAGCTGAACAAATTACTGGACAACCCTCTCAAATTTGAAGGGAAAGACAGTGATGAAACAGCATCGGAAGGCGATGCTTCAAAAGTGACAGGACGGGTTGCTGTGCTTTCGGTCAAGGAACAGGAAAAGTTCTATTCTGAAGTTATTGAGCGGTACAATGACTATGTGGAATACCTGAAGCAGGCAGATGAGTACGATCTTGAAGTCGAGATTCTGGATTTGAAAGCAGAATCGCTTGATAAGCGTGTCGTGATTGCTGGCAAAGGAGGGCGTTCGGTGTTCGGCAACGATACCTATTTGGAAAAATGCGAATGCAACGTACTCAAAAAACCGTATGGCAAAAGCGAATTATTAAAACTCGTAGAAAAATCCCTTGATAAAAAACAGCCTGAATCCATTTCTGAAGAAATTATCTCAGCTCACGAAAAGTATGTGCAGGACAAGCTTTCAGCCGATTTAAAAACATTGGAGGTGAAATATAAGGAGCTTCTGGACGGAATCACCGATGAAAAGGGCTATCAGAAAATACCTGTTTACGACAAGGCTGGGCAGAAAGACTATGTTGCTGAACGCACAGAAGAAATTCAGGAAGCAAAAACAGCGGATATTGCAAAGACCAGGACGCAGAGCGAAAACAGGAAAAACTATCTGAACGGTTTCTTCAAATTCTTCAAGATCGGTCACGGATATTTCTATCCTGCACTGAGCTTTGAAACTGACAGTTCCAGCAATTCATACTGCATCTTCTTGGGATTCGACATAAACCCGAAACGGAGAAACCCTTATGCGCCATCGGCTGTGAAGCTCCGCTTTGCAATAGCTGACAGCAGAAAATACATTGTCCTTCCAGCTTCGGGAGATACGGCAAAGGAAATTGAACGCATTCAGGCACGGAGCTTTCAGCTTACAGCATCACAGAAAGAGAGCCTGATTGACCGCTGGGATGAAGCGATAAAGGATTTCACTCTTGACAGGCAGGTTCGCTATATAGTTACAGGGAATATCTTGCAGGGATCGGCTGATTTCCCCGGTAAGCTGGTGAGCTTCACAACCAAGGGCAAAGGAGTCAAGAAAGGTATCTTGATGAGCGAGGCATGGTCGCCTGATAGCAGTGGCAATAAGGCTGATAATTATGTCGTTGCCCCGATTGCAAAACTGCAAAAACATATTATGAGCCTGCGTTCTGGTTCCTCCATTGCCACAGAAAACGGAATCAGCATCGGCCGCCATTTTGATGATACGTTCCGTGTCATCATGCCAAAGAAGAAACAGCATATCCCCATATATACCGATAAGGACGTGATTTCCCTCTGCATGAACAGCCGTGACGGGTTTGAAATGGTTTCGGGCAACATGAGGGCTTCTGTTGCTGAAACGAAAATGCCGAAGGTCATCCAGCTGCTTGGCGACCGATTCAGCCTGTCGGTGAAAATTCCTCGGAACTATTTCAATGAATATGTTGAGAAAGGGACGGACAGAAGTTCATCTGCCGACAGCCTTACTCAGGAAGCTATGAAAATGTTTGAGGCTGATAAACGTGATTTTCCGAAACGTCTGGCACAGCAGAAGCAGTCCGTTCCCAAAGGCAAAGCGGTAAATCTTGACAAGGCAAAGCATCTGAAACTTGTGAAGCTCCGTGCAAAGGCAATCCTCATTAAGCAGAAACAGCTCAAAGCAGTAGCAGGGTTGTAA